From a region of the Triticum aestivum cultivar Chinese Spring chromosome 7D, IWGSC CS RefSeq v2.1, whole genome shotgun sequence genome:
- the LOC123165946 gene encoding uncharacterized protein: MYLTSGARMSTANLAYFFSENPFVINLIARTTPACTPQPNRCPPPPSLELAAASGRPAPPRLGEMETARAPAAPATSRPRTVEAIFRDFSARRSGLVRALTSAPR, encoded by the exons ATGTATCTGAccagcggggcccgcatgtcaacaGCCAACTTGGcatattttttttcagaaaaccccttTGTTATAAATTTAATCGCTCGCACGACGCCCGCATGCACGCCGCAGCCCAACCGctgccccccacccccctccctcgagctcgccgccgcctccggccgccccgccccgccccgcctcggCGAGATGGAGACGgcccgggcccccgccgcccccgcgacGTCCAGGCCGCGCACCGTGGAGGCCATCTTCAGGGACTTCTCCGCGCGCCGCTCCGGCCTCGTCCGCGCGCTCACCTCCG CGCCGCGCTGA
- the LOC123165945 gene encoding protein DETOXIFICATION 35, translated as MGSDAAAVSTVREAARMAWDESKRLWGIGTPIAIATLSMYAVSSVTTIFVGHLGNLPLAAASIGLSVFATFSLGFLLGMGSALETLCGQAFGAGQVAMLGVYLQRSWIVLIAAALLMVPFYVFAEPLLLAVGQDPVLAREAARFALYILPGAFSFAVNFPTGKFLQAQSKVLVLAWIGVAGLCFHIALTYLLVTVLGWGTPGVAAAYDLSLWAIALGQSAYIIGWCKDGWRGWSMAAFHDMWAFVKLSLESAVMLCLEIWYLGMITVLTGNLQDAQIAVDSLGVCMNINGWECMIFIGLNAAISVRVSNELGSGRPRAAMHAVVVVIAESLLIGLVCMALVLIFRDNFAIIYTSDLELQHAVSKIAGLLGLTMVLNSVQPVVSGVAIGGGWQGLVAYINLVCYYVFGLPLGYLLGYKFNYGVGGIWAGMLSGVALQTLILLFIVWRTDWNAEAALASSRVRKWGGTDGTKPLLEDN; from the exons ATGGGTTCCGACGCGGCGGCGGTGAGCACCGTGCGGGAGGCTGCACGCATGGCGTGGGACGAGTCCAAGCGCCTCTGGGGCATCGGCACGCCCATCGCCATCGCCACGCTCAGCATGTACGCCGTCAGCTCCGTCACCACCATCTTCGTCGGCCACCTCGGCAACctgcccctcgccgccgcctccatcggccTCTCCGTCTTCGCCACCTTCTCCCTCGGATTCTTG CTCGGCATGGGGAGCGCTCTGGAGACGCTGTGCGGGCAGGCGTTCGGCGCCGGCCAGGTGGCTATGCTCGGCGTCTACCTGCAGCGCTCCTGGATCGTCCTCATCGCCGCCGCGCTCCTCATGGTGCCCTTCTACGTCTTCGccgagccgctcctcctcgccgtcggccAGGACCCCGTTCTCGCGCGCGAGGCCGCTCGCTTCGCGCTCTACATCCTCCCCGGCGCGTTTTCCTTCGCCGTCAACTTCCCCACTGGCAAGTTTTTGCAGGCGCAGAGCAAGGTCCTGGTGCTCGCCTGGATCGGCGTCGCCGGCCTCTGCTTCCACATCGCGCTCACCTACCTCCTCGTGACCGTCCTCGGATGGGGCACTCCGGGCGTCGCCGCCGCCTACGACCTCTCGCTCTGGGCCATCGCGCTCGGCCAGTCCGCCTACATCATCGGCTGGTGCAAGGATGGCTGGAGGGGCTGGTCCATGGCCGCATTCCACGACATGTGGGCGTTCGTCAAGCTCTCACTCGAGTCCGCCGTCATGCTCTGCCTTGAGATTTGgtacctcggcatgatcaccgtcCTCACCGGCAACCTCCAGGATGCGCAGATTGCCGTCGACTCGCTTGGCGTCTG CATGAATATAAACGGGTGGGAGTGTATGATCTTCATTGGCCTCAATGCTGCTATCAG TGTTCGGGTCTCCAACGAGCTGGGCTCTGGCCGTCCAAGGGCAGCGATGcacgccgtcgtcgtcgtcatcgccgaGTCGCTGCTCATCGGGCTGGTATGCATGGCCctcgtgttgatcttccgagataACTTCGCCATCATCTACACGAGCGATTTGGAGCTCCAGCATGCCGTCTCCAAGATTGCAGGACTGCTTGGCCTGACCATGGTGCTCAACAGCGTGCAGCCTGTGGTTTCAG GGGTTGCTATTGGAGGAGGATGGCAAGGCCTTGTTGCATACATCAACCTAGTCTGCTACTATGTTTTCGGGTTGCCCTTGGGCTATCTTCTCGGCTACAAGTTCAACTATGGAGTTGGG GGGATTTGGGCTGGCATGCTTTCCGGGGTTGCACTTCAGACATTGATTTTACTCTTCATCGTGTGGAGAACAGATTGGAATGCCGAG GCTGCACTAGCTTCAAGCCGTGTGCGAAAGTGGGGCGGCACCGATGGAACCAAACCTCTGCTGGAAGATAACTAG